A stretch of the Oncorhynchus clarkii lewisi isolate Uvic-CL-2024 chromosome 9, UVic_Ocla_1.0, whole genome shotgun sequence genome encodes the following:
- the LOC139417191 gene encoding G-protein coupled receptor 26-like, producing the protein MDFVEIIFALFIIVVAIVSLLSNLLVLLCFVQSTEIRRQVPGIFTMNLSFCNILITLLNMPSTLVGIIGNQQPFGDCLCHTVSFLETFLTANTMLSMAALSIDRWIAVVFPLSYSSKMRYKDAVIMMCYSWLHSLTFSVIALLFSWVDYSHIYASCTLHLSEESDRIKFTIFTVVFHATSFMLSLLILCFTYLKVLKVARFHCKRIDVITMQTLFLLVDIHPTVKQRCLVEQKRRKQRATKKISIFIGSFIICFAPYVITRLTELLPFVGINRHWGIFSKCLTYSKAASDPFAYSLLRQQYKKVLVTVINRLLRRDLYPSSGHNSSLDTENDYSLHRIS; encoded by the exons ATGGACTTTGTGGAAATTATCTTCGCGTTGTTCATTATTGTGGTCGCAATTGTCTCGTTGTTGTCGAACTTGCTGGTGCTGCTATGTTTTGTCCAGAGCACCGAGATCCGCCGACAGGTGCCGGGAATATTCACCATGAACCTGTCTTTCTGCAACATACTTATCACCCTTTTGAACATGCCATCGACATTGGTGGGGATTATCGGAAACCAGCAGCCTTTTGGGGATTGCCTTTGCCATACAGTGAGCTTTCTGGAGACCTTTTTGACTGCGAACACTATGTTGAGTATGGCAGCACTCAGTATAGACCGCTGGATAGCGGTGGTCTTTCCCTTGAGTTACTCCAGTAAAATGCGCTACAAGGACGCAGTGATCATGATGTGCTACTCGTGGCTCCACTCCCTCACGTTTTCCGTCATCGCCCTCCTGTTCTCCTGGGTTGACTATAGCCACATTTACGCCTCGTGCACCTTGCATTTGAGCGAGGAGAGCGACAGGATAAAGTTTACAATTTTCACCGTCGTTTTCCACGCCACTAGTTTCATGCTATCTCTACTGATCCTGTGCTTCACCTATCTGAAGGTGTTAAAAGTTGCACGCTTCCACTGCAAAAGGATTGACGTTATAACCATGCAGACCCTGTTCTTGCTGGTGGATATTCACCCAAC TGTGAAACAAAGGTGCCTGGTAGAGCAAAAGCGGAGGAAACAGAGAGCCACCAAGAAAATCAGCATTTTCATTGGGTCGTTCATCATCTGTTTTGCTCCCTATGTTATTACGAG GCTGACGGAGCTGCTTCCCTTCGTGGGCATCAATCGCCACTGGGGAATCTTCAGTAAGTGCCTGACATACAGCAAGGCTGCGTCCGACCCCTTTGCCTACTCCCTCCTGCGTCAACAGTACAAGAAGGTCCTGGTTACCGTCATCAACCGGCTGCTGCGCCGTGACCTGTACCCATCGTCTGGCCACAACAGTTCTCTGGACACAGAGAACGACTACTCTCTCCATAGGATCAGTTAA